The Sesamum indicum cultivar Zhongzhi No. 13 linkage group LG1, S_indicum_v1.0, whole genome shotgun sequence genome includes a window with the following:
- the LOC105165609 gene encoding transcription initiation factor TFIID subunit 5 (The sequence of the model RefSeq protein was modified relative to this genomic sequence to represent the inferred CDS: added 78 bases not found in genome assembly), giving the protein MDQEEIDKVVLAYLDKRGFKQAGLAFQQEKQQHSKGSNSSSTAQIDPDIAKQILAFSETDGPTQYQEGYSKLRSWAYNSLDQYQHELVRVLYPVFIHAFMDLVAKGHIQEARAFFNSFRGDHEVGHSRDLQKLEGVLSPSHLEEMEFAHSLRQSKVRIKICQYSYDLLLQYLHKSQSITMLGIINEHINFQVSPGQPISIADDAEFVTLFGGDQDAVNLINQKEIHWGLLEDSLEEKLEKTGGSNTDLEKGDGETREGELEDSKKRSVDGGKQGTSLKKQKKEKVVSATAKASRPDSVTASGAPRVKPELALPVIPIEVEQSILEDLRNRVQLSSMALPSISFYTFINTHSSLNCASISHDGSMVAGGFSDSALKVWDMAKLGQQNGNSPLQGENELASNDHTLGPNAGGRSYTLFRGHAGPVHSATFSPFGDFLLSSSSDSTIRLWSTKLNANLVCYKGHNYPVWDVQFSPVGHYFASASHDRTARIWSVDRVQPLRVMAGHLSDVDCVQWHANCNYIATGSSDKTVRLWDVQSGECVRIFIGHRSMILCLAMSPDGRYMASGDEDGTIMMWDLATGRCVSPLVGHSSCIWSLAFSCEGSLLASGSADCTVKLWDVTTSSKVPKTEENKSGSASRLRSLKTLPTKSTPVYALQFSRRNLLFAAGALTKQS; this is encoded by the exons ATGGACCAAGAAGAAATCGACAAGGTGGTGTTGGCGTATTTGGATAAAAGGGGTTTTAAGCAAGCGGGGCTCGCTTTTCAGCAAGAGAAGCAGCAGCACAGCAAAGGCAGTAACTCTTCTTCAACTGCACAAATTGACCCTGATATTGCCAAGCAAATCCTCGCCTTTTCTGA AACGGATGGTCCTACACAGTACCAAGAAGGGTATAGCAAACTTCGGTCATGGGCTTATAACTCACTTGATCAATACCAG CACGAGTTGGTTCGGGTGTTGTATCCAGTATTTATCCATGCATTTATGGATCTTGTTGCAAAGGGTCATATTCAGGAAG CTAGAGCTTTCTTTAATAGCTTCCGGGGAGACCATGAAGTGGGTCATTCCCGTGATCTCCAAAAACTAGAAGGTGTTCTTTCTCCCTCACATCTGGAG GAAATGGAATTTGCACATTCCCTCAGGCAGAGCAAAGTGCGCATTAAGATTTGCCAA TATTCTTATGACCTACTTCTGCAATACTTACACAAGTCTCAGTCAATTACAATGCTTGGAATAATCAATGAGCACATCAATTTTCAAG TGTCTCCCGGACAACCAATCTCAATTGCTGATGATGCGGAATTTGTCACGCTTTTCGGAGGTGACCAGGATGCagttaatttgataaatcaGAAAGAAATTCATTGGGGG TTGCTTGAAGATTctttggaagaaaaattggaaaaaactGGGGGTTCAAATACAGATTTAGAAAAGGGCGATGGAGAAACGAGAGAAGGAGAACTGGAAGACAGTAAG AAAAGATCTGTTGATGGTGGCAAGCAAGGCACATCActtaaaaagcaaaaaaaggagaaagttGTCAGTGCTACAGCAAAAGCTTCTCGTCCAGACAGCGTCACAGCATCTGGAGCACCACGTGTCAAACCAGAACTAGCCTTGCCAGTAAT aCCGATAGAGGTGGAACAGTCTATTCTTGAAGACTTGAGAAACCGTGTGCAGTTGAGTAGCATGGCATTGCCTTCCATCAGCTTCTACACCTTTATCAATACACATAGCAG CTTGAATTGTGCTTCAATATCTCATGACGGGTCAATGGTAGCTGGTGGATTTTCAGACTCAGCATTAAAG GTTTGGGATATGGCAAAGCTTGGGCAACAAAATGGGAACT CTCCTTTGCAGGGTGAAAATGAGTTGGCTTCCAATGACCATACGCTTGGCCCAAATGCAGGGGGAAGATCTTACACATTATTCCGAGGTCATGCTGGACCTGTTCATTCTGCTACTTTTAGTCCATTTGGGGATTTTCTTCTATCTTCTTCATCAGATTCTACAA TTCGATTGTGGAGCACAAAGTTAAATGCAAATCTTGTTTGCTACAAGGGTCACAATTATCCTGTATGGGATGTACAG TTTAGTCCAGTGGGACACTATTTTGCTAGTGCTTCACACGATCGGACAGCAAGGATCTGGTCTGTGGACAGAGTACAGCCTTTAAGAGTAATGGCTGGTCATTTATCTGATGTAGAT TGTGTACAATGGCATGCAAACTGCAACTATATTGCCACCGGATCCAGTGACAAAACAGTACGCTTATGGGACGTTCAGAGTGGGGAGTGTGTTAGAATTTTCATTGGTCATAGAAGTATGATCTTATGCTTGGCAATGTCACCTGATGGTCGTTATATGGCATCTGGTGATGAAGATGGTACAATAATGATGTGGGATCTTGCAACTGGTCGCTGTGTTTCCCCTTTGGTTGGCCACAGCTCTTGCATATGGTCACTTGCTTTCAG CTGTGAAGGTTCACTTCT CAAAAGTGGAAGCGCAAGCAGACTTAGATCATTGAAGACCTTACCTACCAAATCAACTCCTGTCTATGCTCTGCAG TTCTCTAGACGGAACCTTTTATTTGCAGCTGGTGCACTCACAAAGCagtcataa
- the LOC105165618 gene encoding centromere protein S isoform X1 yields the protein MGSDVDRGEEEEEAASELLRDRFRLCTISIAEAEAKQNGMEISQPIVACISDLAFKYAQQLAKDVELFAQHAGRKSVNMEDVILSAHRNDHLAASLRSFSNDLKAKEPQSERKRKKNPKKENKAAEDVLPIADP from the exons ATGGGGAGCGACGTTGATCGaggggaagaagaagaagaagcggCGAGTGAGCTGTTGAGAGATCGATTCCGACTTTGTACCATCTCCATTGCTGAAGCGGAAG CGAAGCAAAATGGCATGGAAATTTCTCAGCCAATTGTGGCCTGTATCTCCGATTTAGCCTTCAAATATGCCC AACAGTTGGCGAAAGACGTTGAGTTGTTTGCACAGCATGCCGGTCGAAAGTCTGTTAACATGGAAGATGTCATACTTTCTG CACATCGTAATGATCATCTGGCTGCCTCCCTGAGATCCTTCTCCAATGATCTAAAAGCAAAGGAACCTCAGTCTGagaggaagagaaagaagaaccccaaaaaggaaaacaaagctGCTGAAGATGTACTCCCTATTGCTGATCCCTAG
- the LOC105165618 gene encoding centromere protein S isoform X2 has translation MGSDVDRGEEEEEAASELLRDRFRLCTISIAEAEAKQNGMEISQPIVACISDLAFKYAQQLAKDVELFAQHAGRKSVNMEDVILSVTTVSFDTAAAAYLFYSTS, from the exons ATGGGGAGCGACGTTGATCGaggggaagaagaagaagaagcggCGAGTGAGCTGTTGAGAGATCGATTCCGACTTTGTACCATCTCCATTGCTGAAGCGGAAG CGAAGCAAAATGGCATGGAAATTTCTCAGCCAATTGTGGCCTGTATCTCCGATTTAGCCTTCAAATATGCCC AACAGTTGGCGAAAGACGTTGAGTTGTTTGCACAGCATGCCGGTCGAAAGTCTGTTAACATGGAAGATGTCATACTTTCTG TTACAACGGTTTCATTCGATACTGCTGCCGCTGCTTACCTTTTTTACAGCACATCGTAA
- the LOC105165618 gene encoding centromere protein S isoform X3 gives MGSDVDRGEEEEEAASELLRDRFRLCTISIAEAEAKQNGMEISQPIVACISDLAFKYAQQLAKDVELFAQHAGRKSVNMEDVILSDYQNLVPWLEEMPDCS, from the exons ATGGGGAGCGACGTTGATCGaggggaagaagaagaagaagcggCGAGTGAGCTGTTGAGAGATCGATTCCGACTTTGTACCATCTCCATTGCTGAAGCGGAAG CGAAGCAAAATGGCATGGAAATTTCTCAGCCAATTGTGGCCTGTATCTCCGATTTAGCCTTCAAATATGCCC AACAGTTGGCGAAAGACGTTGAGTTGTTTGCACAGCATGCCGGTCGAAAGTCTGTTAACATGGAAGATGTCATACTTTCTG ATTATCAGAATCTAGTCCCATGGCTTGAAGAAATGCCCGACTGTTCTTAA
- the LOC105165627 gene encoding trihelix transcription factor ASR3-like has translation MVVFAQCSRGIMAPGPNGTHENAASAPNAIGGQQPATDDRNKTPRHPRWTRQETMVLIEGKKIVEEKGRMGRRSTVFGSDQPEPKWDAVSSYCRRHGVSRGPVQCRKRWSNLVSDFKKIKAWEVQVGREGESFWMMRSDLRRERRLPGFFDCDVYDVLNGKGSTKASYQLAIVTRSVDENAGDSIDGVEVEDDDEMVEDEEGGEGLFSEFEQVGREEIRRSPQKEKVQKDGQTDSIPSPVPISEMKYQPFYQADPNQGKKRQEGPHFGASEFQEGLKRRRQSSNDCHNVDVEDLLIKAIERNTNLLNAQLEDQKLKCQVEREQQKEQHNSIIASLSKITDALEKIANKL, from the exons ATGGTAGTCTTTGCCCAGTGCAGCAGAGGAATCATGGCTCCAGGACCGAACGGAACACATGAAAACGCAGCATCTGCACCTAATGCCATTGGTGGGCAGCAACCAGCGACAGATGATAGGAACAAAACACCGAGACATCCACGATGGACTCGACAGGAGACGATGGTCCTGATAGAAGGGAAGAAGATTGTTGAGGAGAAAGGGCGAATGGGTAGGAGATCGACCGTTTTCGGGTCAGATCAGCCTGAGCCCAAGTGGGATGCCGTCTCATCATACTGCAGGCGACATGGAGTCAGCAGAGGGCCGGTTCAGTGCCGCAAGCGGTGGAGCAATCTTGTGAGCGACTttaagaagataaaagcatGGGAGGTTCAGGTGGGAAGAGAAGGTGAATCTTTCTGGATGATGAGAAGTGATTTAAGGAGGGAGAGGAGACTTCCAGGTTTCTTTGACTGTGATGTCTATGATGTCTTGAATGGTAAAGGATCCACAAAAGCTTCCTATCAACTTGCAATTGTGACAAGAAGTGTAGACGAAAACGCTGGTGACAGTATAGATGGTGTAGAGGTGGAAGATGATGACGAGATGGTGGAAGATGAGGAAGGTGGAGAAGGTTTGTTTTCCGAATTTGAACAGGTGGGCCGGGAGGAAATCAGGAGGAGTCCACAGAAGGAAAAAGTTCAGAAAGATGGTCAAACAGACAGCATTCCCTCTCCAGTGCCTATTTCAG AGATGAAATATCAGCCATTTTACCAAGCAGATCCAAATCAAG GAAAGAAAAGACAGGAAGGTCCACATTTCGGAGCTTCTGAGTTTCAGGAGGGGTTGAAGAGAAGAAGGCAGTCATCAAATGATTGTCACAATGTTGATGTGGAAGACCTACTGATCAAAGCTATAGAGAGAAATACTAATCTACTAAATGCACAGCTCGAAGATCAGAAGTTGAAGTGTCAAGTGGAAAGAGAGCAGCAGAAGGAACAGCACAACAGTATAATTGCATCTCTTTCCAAGATAACTGATGCTCTTGAAAAAATTGCCAATAAGTTGTAA
- the LOC105165634 gene encoding magnesium protoporphyrin IX methyltransferase, chloroplastic: MAFSSMLYSPVNFTVPRPHCHHHRRRPFSITAAIPPLSSAEVSAVSETFDSTTIAVIGGGSVAALAAALSLADPEKRRQMQAEEVGGGDKEVVREYFNNDGFQRWRRIYGDTDDVNKVQKDIRLGHSKTVENVMKMLLDEGPLSGVTVCDAGCGTGCLSIPLAKEGAVVAASDISAAMVAEAEKQAREELFKGKDVLPTGLVLPKFEVKDLESLDGKYDTVVCLDVLIHYPQNKADAMIAHLASLAKDRLILSFAPKTFYYDLLKRVGELFPGPSKATRAYLHAEADVERALQKIGWKIRKRGLITTQFYFSRIVEAIPA; encoded by the exons ATGGCGTTTTCCTCCATGTTGTATTCTCCAGTGAACTTCACTGTGCCTAGACCCCACTGCCACCATCACCGGCGCAGGCCCTTCTCGATAACCGCCGCAATTCCGCCACTTTCCTCCGCCGAGGTCTCCGCGGTGTCTGAAACCTTTGACAGCACCACAATTGCTGTCATAGGTGGTGGGTCTGTGGCCGCGCTTGCAGCCGCGCTCTCCCTCGCCGACCCCGAGAAGCGGCGGCAAATGCAGGCGGAGGAGGTGGGCGGAGGGGACAAGGAGGTGGTTAGGGAGTACTTCAACAATGACGGGTTCCAGCGGTGGCGAAGGATTTATGGGGACACTGATGATGTTAATAAGGTGCAGAAGGACATTAGGCTCGGACACTCAAAGACCGTGGAGAATGTGATGAAGATGTTGTTGGATGAGGGGCCGTTGAGTGGGGTTACGGTGTGTGATGCCGGATGTGGGACGGGGTGTTTGTCGATTCCGTTGGCGAAGGAAGGAGCCGTCGTGGCGGCGAGCGATATCTCGGCGGCCATGGTGGCTGAGGCTGAGAAACAG GCACGGGAAGAGCTTTTCAAAGGGAAGGATGTGCTTCCTACGGGACTGGTATTGCCAAAGTTTGAAGTGAAGGATTTGGAGAGCTTAGACGGGAAATATGACACGGTTGTCTGCCTAGATGTTTTGATACACTACCCGCAAAATAAGGCGGATGCTATGATTGCCCACCTTGCTTCTTTAGCCAAGGATCGGTTGATTCTGAGCTTTGCTCCTAAGACATTTTACTATGATCTACTGAAGAGAGTTGGTGAATTGTTTCCGGGGCCTTCAAAGGCTACAAGAGCATATCTTCATGCTGAGGCTGATGTAGAGAGGGCCTTGCAAAAAATCGGATGGAAAATAAGGAAGAGAGGTTTAATCACCACACAGTTCTACTTTTCCCGAATCGTTGAGGCCATTCCAGCATAA